DNA sequence from the Halorussus sp. MSC15.2 genome:
CGAGCAGGTCCGACCCCCACAGCGAGAGGACGACCGGGAGCCGAGACTGGGCGAGCGCGGCCGGGGCGGTCAGGCCGTAGTTGGCGTGGACGAGGTCGTAGTCGCGCCCGGACTCGGCCAGCACCTCCGGGACGACTCGGAGGTAGTCCCGAATCGACCGGCCGGTTTCGGGGTCGCCGGGCACTTCGAGCGTCGTTCGTTCGACACCTAACTCCGCCAGCGCGTCCGTCTCCCGCCGGTAGAATCCGGGGACGTTCGCGGTAACGCTCAGCACGTTCATTGGTTCTCCGTGGTCCGAGAGGAACCACTTCTCGGCTACTTGACTCGGGTCGGCCTTTGTAATTCGCCCGTTTCAGCGGTTCAACGGGCGGTCACGGAGGATAGACTCGACGGACGGTCGGTTAAGTACTCTAAAAACGAGGCGCGTTCGTCGCTACTGCGGTTCGCGCGCCGGGCGGGTCAGACGCTCACTGGACGAGTTTGTATGCCCGCTTCGCGACGTCCATCGCCGCGCCCTCCGACTCCACGACGTAGTAGGGCACGAGGTCCGCGCCGAACTTGGCCTTGTACCGGCAGAGGCGCTCGGTGTTCGCGCCCATCAGGTCGTACTGGGTCACCGACTCGACCGGCGGGTCCTCGATGAGGTCCTCGACCAGTCGCCAGTGGATGAGGCTGTTGACCGCGGTCCCCTCGTAGATGCACTTCGCGCCGCCCTGCCAGAAGTAGGCGTGGTCGTTCGAGTAGAGCGCGGTGATGCCCGAGAGGTACTCGCCGTCGCCGTCGCGGGCGACGTAAGCCCGCGCCCGGTCGTTCTCCGCCAGCGCCTCGAACAGGTCCCGGACGTACGGCCACGTCAGCGCGAACGGTTCGTCCTGCTCGGCGTAGCGCGCCTTCGTCGCCTCGAACACGTCGCGTGCGCCCTCCACTCCTTCGGTCTGGACGGTCACGTCGAGTTCCTCGGCGTCCCGAATCTCCCGGCGGAGGCTCTTGGAGAACGACTTGCGCACGTCGTCGGCGCTCCGGTCGGCCACGTCGAGGAAGTAGGTGAAGTTCGGTTCGACCTGCAGGTTCCCCCACGCGTACGGCCGGGGGTCGCCGTAGGCCGCGTTGCACTCCATCCGGAAGAGCGTCAGTCGCGAGTCCACGTCGAGTCGGTCCAGAACCGTCTCGGCCATCGGCGACTCCACGCCGGCCTCGGCGAGTCGCCGGTCCAGACCGAGGTCGGTGCCGACCTGCTGGAGCACTTTCTCGGTGAACTCGTTGTTGACCTTCTCCTGCTTGCGGCGCTTCGGACTCGTCGGCATCAGAATCGGCCCGAGGCGCGGGATGCCCATGCTCGGCGGCGGCGACGTGACCGCGGTCCCCACCGACTTCCGCTGGACGAACACCGGCAGGAGCGCGATGGGCTGTTGGCCCTTGAA
Encoded proteins:
- a CDS encoding GNAT family N-acetyltransferase; this encodes MRVEQLELSEWESALPSDGFEVFHRPEALEVVARHTDAEMKLFGGFKGQQPIALLPVFVQRKSVGTAVTSPPPSMGIPRLGPILMPTSPKRRKQEKVNNEFTEKVLQQVGTDLGLDRRLAEAGVESPMAETVLDRLDVDSRLTLFRMECNAAYGDPRPYAWGNLQVEPNFTYFLDVADRSADDVRKSFSKSLRREIRDAEELDVTVQTEGVEGARDVFEATKARYAEQDEPFALTWPYVRDLFEALAENDRARAYVARDGDGEYLSGITALYSNDHAYFWQGGAKCIYEGTAVNSLIHWRLVEDLIEDPPVESVTQYDLMGANTERLCRYKAKFGADLVPYYVVESEGAAMDVAKRAYKLVQ